The following coding sequences lie in one Benincasa hispida cultivar B227 unplaced genomic scaffold, ASM972705v1 Contig132, whole genome shotgun sequence genomic window:
- the LOC120068889 gene encoding 60S ribosomal protein L7a-2 isoform X2, with protein sequence MAPKRAVGKVSVKKKPEKVVNPLFEKRPKQFGIGGALPPKRDLTRFVKWPKVVQIQRKKRILKQRLKVPPALNQFTKTLDKNLATNLFKMLLKYRPEDKAQKRERLLKRAQEEAEGKSHDAKKPIVVKYGLNHVTYLIEQNKAQLVVIAHDVDPIELVVWLPALCRKMEIPYCIVKGKARLGAIVHKKTASVLCLTTVKNEDKLEFSRILEAIKANFNDKYDEYRKKWGGGIMGSKSQAKTKAKEKLLAKEAAQRMS encoded by the exons ATGGCACCGAAGAGGGCTGTTGGAAAAGTTTCGGTAAAGAAGAAGCCG GAGAAGGTGGTGAATCCGCTATTTGAGAAACGTCCGAAGCAGTTTGGAATCGGTGGGGCATTGCCGCCTAAGAGAGACCTTACTCGCTTTGTCAAATGGCCCAAAGTTGTTCAAATTCAGAGGAAGAAGAGGATTCTGAAACAGAGGCTCAAGGTTCCACCAGCTTTGAATCAGTTCACCAAAACCCTTGACAAGAATCTTG CAACAAACTTGTTCAAGATGCTTTTGAAGTATAGGCCAGAGGATAAAGCACAGAAAAGAGAGCGTCTTTTGAAAAGAGCTCAGGAAGAGGCCGAAGGCAAATCACACGATGCCAAAAAGCCTATCGTTGTTAAATATGGTCTCAATCATGTTACCTACCTCATTGAGCAG AATAAGGCCCAGCTGGTTGTGATTGCACACGATGTGGATCCAATTGAGTTGGTTGTATGGCTCCCAGCTCTGTGCAGAAAGATGGAAATTCCATATTGCATTGTGAAGGGAAAAGCTCGTTTGGGAGCG ATTGTCCACAAAAAGACGGCATCAGTCTTGTGCTTGACAACCGTGAAGAATGAAGATAAGCTGGAGTTTAGCAGGATCTTGGAAGCCATTAAG GCTAATTTCAACGACAAGTACGACGAGTACAGGAAGAAGTGGGGTGGTGGAATCATGGGATCCAAGTCCCAGGCTAAAACAAAGGCAAAGGAGAAATTACTCGCCAAAGAAGCTGCTCAAAGGATGTCTTAG
- the LOC120068889 gene encoding 60S ribosomal protein L7a-2 isoform X1 has product MAPKRAVGKVSVKKKPEKVVNPLFEKRPKQFGIGGALPPKRDLTRFVKWPKVVQIQRKKRILKQRLKVPPALNQFTKTLDKNLATNLFKMLLKYRPEDKAQKRERLLKRAQEEAEGKSHDAKKPIVVKYGLNHVTYLIEQVIIYSIHVKYFTLFNCNVVCNQIHSLYLLTSIYFVLHTQNKAQLVVIAHDVDPIELVVWLPALCRKMEIPYCIVKGKARLGAIVHKKTASVLCLTTVKNEDKLEFSRILEAIKANFNDKYDEYRKKWGGGIMGSKSQAKTKAKEKLLAKEAAQRMS; this is encoded by the exons ATGGCACCGAAGAGGGCTGTTGGAAAAGTTTCGGTAAAGAAGAAGCCG GAGAAGGTGGTGAATCCGCTATTTGAGAAACGTCCGAAGCAGTTTGGAATCGGTGGGGCATTGCCGCCTAAGAGAGACCTTACTCGCTTTGTCAAATGGCCCAAAGTTGTTCAAATTCAGAGGAAGAAGAGGATTCTGAAACAGAGGCTCAAGGTTCCACCAGCTTTGAATCAGTTCACCAAAACCCTTGACAAGAATCTTG CAACAAACTTGTTCAAGATGCTTTTGAAGTATAGGCCAGAGGATAAAGCACAGAAAAGAGAGCGTCTTTTGAAAAGAGCTCAGGAAGAGGCCGAAGGCAAATCACACGATGCCAAAAAGCCTATCGTTGTTAAATATGGTCTCAATCATGTTACCTACCTCATTGAGCAGGTCATCATTTATTCCATACATGTGAAATATTTCACTCTTTTCAACTGCAATGTTGTCTGCAATCAGATACACTCCCTTTATCTTTTAACATCCATATATTTCGTACTTCATACTCAGAATAAGGCCCAGCTGGTTGTGATTGCACACGATGTGGATCCAATTGAGTTGGTTGTATGGCTCCCAGCTCTGTGCAGAAAGATGGAAATTCCATATTGCATTGTGAAGGGAAAAGCTCGTTTGGGAGCG ATTGTCCACAAAAAGACGGCATCAGTCTTGTGCTTGACAACCGTGAAGAATGAAGATAAGCTGGAGTTTAGCAGGATCTTGGAAGCCATTAAG GCTAATTTCAACGACAAGTACGACGAGTACAGGAAGAAGTGGGGTGGTGGAATCATGGGATCCAAGTCCCAGGCTAAAACAAAGGCAAAGGAGAAATTACTCGCCAAAGAAGCTGCTCAAAGGATGTCTTAG